DNA sequence from the Butyricimonas faecalis genome:
GTGAATGATATGAAAGATCTCTTTTTTTATGATCGTTTCGTGCATGAAGTCATCACTTTCGAGATATTGCAAGTTTTCTGCGATATATTTGTTTTGTACTTGTTGATGGCGGATCAGGTTCAGACACGTGTTACGGATTGTTTTGTAGAAAAAGGCCCTTATGGCTATCAGATTGTCGAAATCGTTTCGGGTATCCCAGTATTTCAAAAAAACATCATGTACCACGTCTTTGCATTCTTCTTCTGAAAGTAACAAGTTATTCGCGAAAGAGACAAATAGGGCAAAATACTCTTCGTAAAAGCTTTTCAGTGTCTTTTCTTTCCCGTCTTTTAATTCTTCAACTAGAAGTAGGTCATTTCTTTTCATACGTGTACACGTTATATATTTACAAATATAGGATATTTTTGATTGGATCAACGTATTTTAAAATGTATTTTTGTCCGTGATGAAATATATTGAATGGAATATTGACCCGGTCGCGTTGCGGGTAGGAGGGTTCCCGATCATGTATTACAGTTTATTGTTGATAGCGGGAACCGTGTTGTCCGTGTGGATACTAAAGCGTGTTTACAAGGAA
Encoded proteins:
- a CDS encoding RNA polymerase sigma factor, translated to MKRNDLLLVEELKDGKEKTLKSFYEEYFALFVSFANNLLLSEEECKDVVHDVFLKYWDTRNDFDNLIAIRAFFYKTIRNTCLNLIRHQQVQNKYIAENLQYLESDDFMHETIIKKEIFHIIHNEIKSLTIMEQKVLLLALEEKSNEEIAQELGIAVSTVKSHKAKSYAILREKLKYLKILFILLS